The nucleotide sequence CTCCGCCCTCGTTGGTCACGCGCAACATATCTCCGACGTGCACGTCGCGTGCTGCTTTGGCGGGCTGTCCCTTGGATAGGATCCTGCCCAGTTCGCAGGCTTTGGACGCCATCGCTCGCGTCTTGAAAAATCGCGCCGCCCACAGCCACTTATCCATTCGTACGGAGTTCGTCATTTATTTTCTCTCATCACCAGACCAAACGGGCGCGGACTGAGGCATGTGGTAAGATGCAGGCCGACTTCGCCCCCTCGAAGTTCACGTACCAAGAATTTTCTACCCCACACTCAAAAGTTTTTTGTTGAGCAGTCCAGGAGACCTTATGCCGGCCCGACTCACCACTCTGTTGACCTGCGGCATTATCGCGCTTTCGCTCGCCGTTGTTCCAGGGTTTGCCATCACAAATACGCATTCGATTGAAGGATATTCGAATGTGCTGAGCGTGGCTCCCGGTGGGAAGGTCAAATTTTCGGTCCATGTCCCCGCCGGACGAACCCAATATTCCGTCGAGATCTTCCGATACGGCACACTAGACAACGGCGGTAACGCGATCGGGCAAAGCATTGCAGGTCCTTTTTCTTGCGCCAACGGAAGGAGGCGCAATTTCGACGCGTTCAATGCGTATGTGAACGGCGCAAAGTGGCCGGCCTCTTTTACCTTGAAAGTGCCTTCGGCGACCTCGAATGGTATCGCTCCCTGCACTCTCGCTGTGATACCCAAAACTACCTGGCGATCGGGATATTACACTGCCAAAATAACCGACGTCGCAACCGGGGAATATTTCCACATTACGTTCATCGTCAAGGACAACGCAAAAACTCAGAAGAGTATTGCTCTGATCGCGTCCACTAACACGTGGACGGCTTACAATTTCTGGCCCGGCCAGTCCTGGGGTGGATCCTCAATCTATGACGGCTGCGGCAGTCCGGGGCGCTTTGAAGTCACTTTTCTTCGTCCGAATCCTTATGCTTCGCCCGAAGCGCACGACGATGTCAGCCAGTGTCCCGACCTTCCGTACTACCGCACCGAGCACCTGGCAGCCGGGGAACTGCGCGTTGCCCACTGGCTCGAAAACAATGGTCTGAGCTACTCGACCTTGACGGATTGGGATTTGGCTAGCATTTCTGGCGTACTCGATCCCGCGGTATTCAAGACGGTCTTCATCACCACGCACAGTGAATACTGGTCACAATCGATGTACGACGCGCTGATGACCTATATGGCTCGAGGTGGGAACGTCATTTCGCTTTCGGGCAATACGGTCTTCTGGCAGATCAATCTCAACGTCACCCTCAAGAACCGGACCTTGCAGAAGCTAGGCAACTGGACCCCGCAACAACAAGCCAAGTTGCTTGGCCTGGGATCATTCGGGTCTTCCGGTGTGGGCAATGCGGACTGCGTTCCGTATGACCTCGATCTCCCGAACCACTGGGCCTTCCAAAATCTCTCCGACAAGAACGCGATTGGCTTCGCTGGAGTGATTCTGGGTACGACCACGTGTTTGGACGGCGGCCACGGAGCGGGCGGATGGGAAGTGGATCGAACGGATCCCTCCGTGCATGTCTTTGCTCGCGAATATGCCTTGCTGGCGGAGTCGCGCAATCAGTTACAGCACGCCAACCTCGCGTACATGCATCGCGCCTCAGCCGGACAGGTGTTGAGCGCTGGCTCCATCACTTTTGGCCAGAGCCTCGTTGTCGATCAACCGCTGTCCACCGTACTGCTTACCGCACTTGGGAGGTTCAATAAGCTTTCCTTCAGCGACTTCAGCGGCGACGGTAAACCGGATCTACTCGCGCGCAAGCCCGATGGAACTCTCTGGCGTTACAACGGCGACGGATTGGGAGGCCTGATCGCTGGCGTCCAGATCGGCTCCGCGTGGGACGGTTTCGACATCGTGTTTTCCCCCAGTGATTTCGATGGCGACGGCAATGCCGACGTAATCGCGCGCGATTTTAACGGTGGGCTATGGCTGTACCGCGGCAAAGGCGACGGCACGCTTCAGCCCAGCGGAGTGCAGATCGGGACTGGCTGGCAAGGCTTCGACAGAATCGTTTCTCCCGGCGACTTCGATGGCGATGGTCACGCTGATCTATTGGCGCGGAAACCGGACGGTACCCTCTGGCTCTATTCCGGCAACGGGACGGGCGGGTTGATCACTCCCGCAGGGCCGTTTAATACCGGTTGGCAGATCTACGATGCGCTGGTTGCTCCCGGTGACTTCGACGAAGATCGCTTTCCCGATCTGCTGGCCCGCAAGCCCGATGGCACACTCTGGCTCTATCGCGGTGACGGCCACGGGAATTTCATTTCCGGGGCAGTGCAGATCGATGCCAACTGGAATCAATTCGTAGAGATGATTACTCCCGGGGATTTCAACGGCGATGGTCATGCCGACGTCCTTGGCCGCAAAGCCGACGGTACCCTCTGGATGTTTAATGGTTCCGGAGACGGCCACTTCCAGCAGAATGGCGGCGTGATGATCAATGTGGGCTGGGATGTCTTCAACACCGTCGTCGGCGTCTGGTAGCAGACACCCATCGAATCGATTGCCTCGGGATAAGGACTGGGGTCCGGAAACTACTTCTTCAACTCCGCCAACCAGTTCGTCACCAGTACCAGCGGCGTGGGAGCGCTTTCCGGGTAGGTGCTGAAGATCAGACGCTGGCCGTCGGGGGCGACATCGAAGGGATTGCCAACGGGGGCCACATAGTTCATTCGGAACATCGTACGGACCGGGTCTGAGGCAAACTCTTTGCCATTCGTATTGACGCTGGAGGCCTGAACGCTGATATCGATTCCGATGAACCATAATTCCTTGCTGTCGGCTCGCCACTGGGGGAAGGTGCCTCCATTTTGCGAGACCTGCCACCTTCCCTCGCCGCTGGGAAAATGGGTGACGTACACTTCTTCTCTTCCGGATTCGGTCGAACTGTAGGCGAGCCACCGTCCGTCGGGCGAGAGACGGAACTGAACGATACGACTCTGCGGAGATTGCGGTTGCACGACGGGAAAAGATTTCTTGTCCCCCGTCAAGGACAACGCCCAGATGGCCGCGTTGGTCGGACCGCTCTGCTCAATGTGGACCATGTATGTTCCGTCCGGCGACCACTGCGGCGAGAGAAGGGTGCGAGCAGCCGCGGAGGCGGACGGATCGCTTTGCAGGAGAACCTCCTCTTGGCCGCCGCCACTCGCCAGCCGCGCGCAGATCGTCGTCCCGCTCATGGCGGTCGAACCGAACTGTTTCACATACACGACGCGCTGCCCGTCGGTCGACCATGACGGCATCAGGTGAGTCGCACCGCCGAAAGTCAGGCGCGTGCGCGATCCTCGCGTCAAGTCGAGCACCCAGATATCGGCTTGCGGATCGCCCATGCTGACCGCCAGGCGTTTCCCGTCTGGAGAGATACGGCCACTTCCCTTGTAAAAATTTCGCTCTGCGACTTTGCTCAACTGTTTGCCGCTTCGGTCGAGCCAGAACAGATCGGTGCCCAGCGTTTTCGATCCTGGTTCATAGACCAGGAGGCCGTTCTCGCTGGCTGCAAAAGTGGTGTGCCAGGTTCCCGAGTCGTATTCCACCAGATTCGCGATCGGCGTCGGATCGCCGGAAACCACTCCCGTAGACGGATCGAATTTCTGCGCAAGCAATTGCGACTGCAGATGGTAGAGCAGATATCCCGAAGCGTACTGGGCATCGGAATCTGAATCCAGCACGTGCTTGTAGGAACCGTCCGCGAGCGAAGCGAAATAGATACCCTGTTCTGCGTTCCCGGAGTGATTCGTCGCGAAGAAAATAAAATGCTTGCCGTCGGGTAGGAATTTCGGCCAGCGGTGCGTCGTATGCTTGCCCGCTTCGAATTTGGTGAGCCGCTGCGGCGTCCCGCCCGTAGCCGTGATTCGAAACAAGGAATCACGGTAGTCCGGCTCGTAGATGATGACGTTGTCCCGGTTCCATGACCCGCCTCGTGGGTTAGGCGCATCGGCGAGGTCGGTCACGGGTCCGCCGGCAGCCAGTACCTTCTTGAGGCGGCCATCCGCAAAAAATCCTATAAATTTTGAGTCGGCGGACCAGAAGGGGAAGGAAGCGCCGTCGGTGCCCTCCAATTTTTTCGGCGTCAGGTCGCTGAGCGACTGCACCCAGATCGCGTCGCGCTCCTTCTCATTGCGCGCGCAGAACGCCATCATGGTGCCATCCGAGGTGATCACCGGTGGTCCGGAAAAATCGCCGGTGAAGTCGAATCCTGTATTCGCCGGCGGAGGCAAAAACGAACGTATGGTCCGCGCTGGTTCAGGCTGCCGCAAACTTGCCCACACCAGCGCCGCAAGCAGCGCCACCACCACCGCAGCCCACGGCAGATGCTGCAGCCAACGCCGTCGTGAATCCACAACCGGCGCAGCACTCACTCCCGATCCGCTCGCTGCGATCCAGCGCAACTGGCGCGCAATGTCCGCGGCGTTCTGCCAGCGGGCTTCCGGATCCTTTGCCAGACAATCGTGCACGACGTGGTCCAACGACGCCGGAGCCATCGGTTGGACTTTGGTGACCAGTTCCGGTTCTTTCTCCAGGATCGCCGATGCTACCGAGATCTGACTCTTGCCCTCAAATGCGCGGCGGCCTGTCAGCATCTCGTAGAGCACGCACCCAAAGCTGAAAATGTCACTGCGAGCATCCGCCTGCTGTCCCTGCAAAACTTCGGGAGCCATGAACTGGAACGTGCCCACAATCGATCCTTGCTGCGTCAGCGCTCCGGGCGGCGTGCCTAGAGCCGAGAGATTCATCGTCGGAGTCGATGGTGTCAGTTGTCCTTTGCCGGTGACGGGCTGTGTTCCCAGTAAGGCCACCGCCGGCTTGGCCAATCCAAAGTCCAGCAACTTAGCGCCCGAGGAGGTGAGCATAATGTTCCCCGGCTTGAGATCACGATGGACAATCCCCGCCCGATGCGCCTTGTCCAATGCCTCGCAAATCTGCTCGCCGCACTCCAGTGCCAGCTTCAGCGGCAGCGGCCCCTTCTGTAGTCGAGCGTCCAGAGTCTCGCCCTGAATGTGCTCCATCACCAGAAAGGACATTCCGTCCGAATTTCCGATGTCGTGCAACACGCAAATGTTGGGATGGTTGAGCGACGAAATGGTGCGAGCTTCACGCTCGAAACGCTGTCGCGCTTCAGGATCGTC is from Acidobacteriota bacterium and encodes:
- a CDS encoding serine/threonine-protein kinase, with the protein product MSLTSGTKLGPYEIQSPLGAGGMGEVYRALDTRLDRAVAIKILPAHLADDPEARQRFEREARTISSLNHPNICVLHDIGNSDGMSFLVMEHIQGETLDARLQKGPLPLKLALECGEQICEALDKAHRAGIVHRDLKPGNIMLTSSGAKLLDFGLAKPAVALLGTQPVTGKGQLTPSTPTMNLSALGTPPGALTQQGSIVGTFQFMAPEVLQGQQADARSDIFSFGCVLYEMLTGRRAFEGKSQISVASAILEKEPELVTKVQPMAPASLDHVVHDCLAKDPEARWQNAADIARQLRWIAASGSGVSAAPVVDSRRRWLQHLPWAAVVVALLAALVWASLRQPEPARTIRSFLPPPANTGFDFTGDFSGPPVITSDGTMMAFCARNEKERDAIWVQSLSDLTPKKLEGTDGASFPFWSADSKFIGFFADGRLKKVLAAGGPVTDLADAPNPRGGSWNRDNVIIYEPDYRDSLFRITATGGTPQRLTKFEAGKHTTHRWPKFLPDGKHFIFFATNHSGNAEQGIYFASLADGSYKHVLDSDSDAQYASGYLLYHLQSQLLAQKFDPSTGVVSGDPTPIANLVEYDSGTWHTTFAASENGLLVYEPGSKTLGTDLFWLDRSGKQLSKVAERNFYKGSGRISPDGKRLAVSMGDPQADIWVLDLTRGSRTRLTFGGATHLMPSWSTDGQRVVYVKQFGSTAMSGTTICARLASGGGQEEVLLQSDPSASAAARTLLSPQWSPDGTYMVHIEQSGPTNAAIWALSLTGDKKSFPVVQPQSPQSRIVQFRLSPDGRWLAYSSTESGREEVYVTHFPSGEGRWQVSQNGGTFPQWRADSKELWFIGIDISVQASSVNTNGKEFASDPVRTMFRMNYVAPVGNPFDVAPDGQRLIFSTYPESAPTPLVLVTNWLAELKK
- a CDS encoding VCBS repeat-containing protein encodes the protein MPARLTTLLTCGIIALSLAVVPGFAITNTHSIEGYSNVLSVAPGGKVKFSVHVPAGRTQYSVEIFRYGTLDNGGNAIGQSIAGPFSCANGRRRNFDAFNAYVNGAKWPASFTLKVPSATSNGIAPCTLAVIPKTTWRSGYYTAKITDVATGEYFHITFIVKDNAKTQKSIALIASTNTWTAYNFWPGQSWGGSSIYDGCGSPGRFEVTFLRPNPYASPEAHDDVSQCPDLPYYRTEHLAAGELRVAHWLENNGLSYSTLTDWDLASISGVLDPAVFKTVFITTHSEYWSQSMYDALMTYMARGGNVISLSGNTVFWQINLNVTLKNRTLQKLGNWTPQQQAKLLGLGSFGSSGVGNADCVPYDLDLPNHWAFQNLSDKNAIGFAGVILGTTTCLDGGHGAGGWEVDRTDPSVHVFAREYALLAESRNQLQHANLAYMHRASAGQVLSAGSITFGQSLVVDQPLSTVLLTALGRFNKLSFSDFSGDGKPDLLARKPDGTLWRYNGDGLGGLIAGVQIGSAWDGFDIVFSPSDFDGDGNADVIARDFNGGLWLYRGKGDGTLQPSGVQIGTGWQGFDRIVSPGDFDGDGHADLLARKPDGTLWLYSGNGTGGLITPAGPFNTGWQIYDALVAPGDFDEDRFPDLLARKPDGTLWLYRGDGHGNFISGAVQIDANWNQFVEMITPGDFNGDGHADVLGRKADGTLWMFNGSGDGHFQQNGGVMINVGWDVFNTVVGVW